Within the Tessaracoccus flavescens genome, the region AGCCGATCGCGCCGCTGATCGCCCACCGGTTCGAGGTCACCGCGTCGCTCGTCCTGATGGGCATGGCGCTCGCGGTGCTGATCGCGATCCCGGTCGGCTCCTACGCCGCGGTCAGGCGGCGGCACGCCGACGGGGTCGTCGTCTCGGCGCTGTCGCAGGTCGCGCTCGCCGTCCCCTCCTTCTGGGCGGGTATCTGGCTCGTGATCATCTTCGCGGTCAAGCTCCGCTGGCTGCCCGCCGGGGGATACGTGTCCTACTGGGACTCCTTCGGCGGCTGGCTACTGCACCTGATCCTGCCCGTCCTCTCGCTCGCGGTGGTCCAGGCCTCAGTGATCTCGCGGTACGTGCGCAGCGCCGTCATCGACGTGCTCAGCGAGGACTACTTCCGCACGGCCCGCGCCGTCGGCTGGTCCCGGATCGGGGCGCTGTGGCGCCACGGCCTGCGCAACATCGGCATCTCGCTGCTCACCGTCATCGGTCTCCAGCTCGCGACCCTGCTCGTCGGCGCCATCATCATCGAGCAGGTCTTCACGCTCAACGGTCTCGGCTCCACGCTGCTGTGGGCCGTCTCCCGGCGTGACCTCGGCACCGTCCAGGCCATCGTGCTCGTGCTCGTCTGGTCGGTGCTGCTGATCAACTTCCTCGTCGACGTCGCCTACCAGATCGTCGACCCGAGGCTGCGGCGACGGGCGGAGTCGGCATGAAGCGCGGCACCCTGGTGCTCAGCCTCCTCATGATCGGCCTCGTCGTCTCGATGGCGCTCATCGGGCTGGTCTGGACGCCCTTCGACCCCGGTCGGATCTCGGGAGTCCCACTGGAGGGCCCCGGGTGGCCTCATCTGCTTGGCACCGACTCCGCGGGCATGGACGTGCTCAGCCGCCTCATGGTCGGGGCGCGCGTCTGCCTGCTCGTGGGCATCGTCTCGGTGGCGGGCGCCGCCCTGATCGGCGTGCCCGTCGGCATCTTCTCCGGCATGACGCGGGGTTGGGTGAGCGACCTGCCTGCCCGGCTCTCCGACATCCTGTACGGCTTCCCTGCGCTGCTGCTCGCCATCCTGATCGCCGCCGCCCGCGGCGGATCGGTCTGGACGGCGATGACGGCGATCGCTATCGCCTCCATCCCGGCCTTCGTCCGGATCGCGCGGGCCGCCACCTACCAGGTGATGAGTCTCGGCTACATCGAGGCGGCGCGGGTCTCGGGCACATCGACCTTCGAGATCGCCCGCCGCCACGTGCTGCCGAACATCGCCCCGGCTATCGGGGTGCAGGCCTCGGTGAGCTTCGGCATCGCGATCCTCGCGGAGGCCGGCCTGAGCTACCTCGGCCTTGGTGCCGACCAGTCGATGCCCACCTGGGGACGCATGCTGCGCGAGGCACAGAGCGAGATCTTCAGCGAACCGATCCTCGCGCTGTGGCCGGGACTCGCGATCGCGATCGCGACCATGGGGTTCAACCTGCTTGGCGACGGCCTGCGCGACCTGCTCGACCCTAGACTGAGGGAGGTCACATGAGCCTGCTCGAGGTGAGTGACCTCACCGTCCGGTTCGGCCGAAGCGGCACCCTCGCCGTCGACTCGATCAGTTTCAGCGTCGATTCCGAGGAGCGTCTCGGCATCATCGGCCAGTCGGGCTCCGGCAAGTCCGTCACGGCGCTTGCCATCATGGGCCTGCTGCCCGAGCATGCGCAGGTCACCGGGTCGATCCGGTTCAACGGTCGCGAACTGGTCGGCCTGCCGGAGCGCGACTACCGCAGGCTCC harbors:
- a CDS encoding ABC transporter permease; protein product: MKRGTLVLSLLMIGLVVSMALIGLVWTPFDPGRISGVPLEGPGWPHLLGTDSAGMDVLSRLMVGARVCLLVGIVSVAGAALIGVPVGIFSGMTRGWVSDLPARLSDILYGFPALLLAILIAAARGGSVWTAMTAIAIASIPAFVRIARAATYQVMSLGYIEAARVSGTSTFEIARRHVLPNIAPAIGVQASVSFGIAILAEAGLSYLGLGADQSMPTWGRMLREAQSEIFSEPILALWPGLAIAIATMGFNLLGDGLRDLLDPRLREVT
- a CDS encoding ABC transporter permease; its protein translation is MTVLRRVGVRVAWLLCSLLLASFLIFLITNRLPGDIAQYLLGTNARPGEVDALREQLGLNRRFLVRYGEWLGGVVRLDFGNSYITQQPIAPLIAHRFEVTASLVLMGMALAVLIAIPVGSYAAVRRRHADGVVVSALSQVALAVPSFWAGIWLVIIFAVKLRWLPAGGYVSYWDSFGGWLLHLILPVLSLAVVQASVISRYVRSAVIDVLSEDYFRTARAVGWSRIGALWRHGLRNIGISLLTVIGLQLATLLVGAIIIEQVFTLNGLGSTLLWAVSRRDLGTVQAIVLVLVWSVLLINFLVDVAYQIVDPRLRRRAESA